The sequence GCCGGCGTGGTACTGGATCGCGAGCCCGGACAGCGCCGCGTCCCAGGCGGTGGTGTAGTTCTGGGCGACCGCCCCCGGCGGGGGCGGAGAGCACGCCTGGACGGTGCAGTCGACGTGGGTGCCGACGAGGACGATGGGCACGTGCGCGGCGGCGATGGTGCCGAGCAGCTGCCGGAAGTCGGCCACCGTCCGGGCGATCGGCCAGGCGCGGTTGGCCTCGGTGGTGCCGAACAGGACCACCATCAGCCGGGGATGGAGCCGGAGCAGGGCGGGGAGCTGGAGAGCGAGCGGCCGGGGGTGGTCGGCCTCGGAGGCGGGATCGAGCACCTCGTGAGCGCTGGTCCCGCTGATGCCCGCGTTGACCACCGGGACGCCGAGGTCGCGCGCCATGTCCCACGGATAGCTGTGAGCGGGTGGCGGACCGTAGTAGGCGGCGGTCACCCCGTTCCCCCAACCGTAGGTCAGGCTGTCACCGAGGGCCACGATCG is a genomic window of Candidatus Dormiibacterota bacterium containing:
- a CDS encoding GDSL-type esterase/lipase family protein, with the translated sequence MRLLPTAALLLTTVLLSACSGAVASQAFVPTPLPTALPTPLPTPAPTPVPTPVPTPVPTPTPAPILAGTGPIVALGDSLTYGWGNGVTAAYYGPPPAHSYPWDMARDLGVPVVNAGISGTSAHEVLDPASEADHPRPLALQLPALLRLHPRLMVVLFGTTEANRAWPIARTVADFRQLLGTIAAAHVPIVLVGTHVDCTVQACSPPPPGAVAQNYTTAWDAALSGLAIQYHAGLVLDVQRGLTAADRTDWLHCNARGYRKMATRIEAGVWARLGSA